The DNA sequence CAGCCTTGCTTCACAGCAAACCTCCACTGCGAAAACTCCACTGTCCAAACCATGCACAACCATGCACACTAAGGTGAAGAGACTTCCACCACCGTGACCTCACTTTGCACCACCAGTCGAAGCACCATGTCGCTACATCAACAGACCCCATGCACGACAGTTCGCGTTAGGGAGCCATGAAGCCGAAGCTCTAATTCAACCACCTCGTTTAGAGCACCACTATAAGCCAACGGCCAGCCACATCTCTTCCACCCATGCTGACTTGCATGCCGTGAACCACAATAGGAGGATCCATTCACGTAAACCCGATACCCCCACAACCCTATCGCACTCACACGGCACCAACCATCACTCATGGTGACTCCACGCTGCCCAGAACACGCAGAAGCCACCACTGGCCACCATAGAATACATCGGACGCACCCCTGTTTTGCACTTCCGAAACAGAGCAACCGAACCACTTGCTTCGCCAGATTCCACCACAGAAGACATCGGGGCACCACCCACGGTGCCAGAAAATGCCGGCCATCCTAGTCCCGTCACACCCACACCTAATCCGGTAAGCCACGGCCGTCggtcattctctctctctctctctctttctctcattttcggtaatcaattctctctctctaaactctctctctctctctctcggcgtaGCACCCCATTCCAAGATGCCTCTGGTTGCGCCGCCTCCAGCCCAGCTATTGTGCCTTGCCCCTCCACTTACAGTTCGATTTTAGTCGTAAGTCCGCACTCcacttccttttgtttttcgtGTTGCTGACTTAAAAGggtagtgtgtatatatatatatatatatatatacacatatatgtgGGTAAGTCTGTAACCTAATAGGATAAATGCTATTACCGTTATACCCtttgataatattttcaaatgatgtaTTACAAAAGCTATTGCATAATTggtctaataaataaaaatttccttGTTACATTTGAATTACAAGTtacattattgtgttttaaactttgatatgtatttgtaaactctaagaagtttaggtaagctgggttcctatgctagactttgcattaaataaaatgaactgaggtcctttttgaaaaatatgcatgttttgctatgaaaagaaatctgaaaacaacctcagttatttgttctgaatTATTCAcgagattctatttaagaagaaaatattttctgtcgtgactagtgtagacatgagcttatttttgacattctgtttctgaactttgaaaaagagagcgaatatgaaattttgtgcataaaatatgttttgtgatctgattctgttctattctgaagatgttctgtactctgttatgatgtggcatctgaaaaacctttggcatgactttctaattctgttctgactctgattctgattctaatatggtgattctgattctgttttgctctgatatgtggccctgtcatgagatacaatagtgacctctggccttgtcacgggatacaatagtgacctctgaccctGCCACGGGATATAATGGTGACATCTGACCCTGTcacaggatacaatagtgacatTTGACCCTGTcacaggatacaatagtgacctctggcccgccacgggatataatagtggttttctgttctgagtgcaatcgctttggtaacatggtgatttatgttttgtttggttttccgcataatgcacaaccctaccacagaggttaaacatggtctctgttatgatatgatgctctgatatgatatgataagacgaaaatgttcagtcatgttatgccaaaggagtctatgaatatgaaaagtaggtttctgaatatgaaatgtttgaaaagtcgctctgattttctgataatatgtatttttttgagatttgcatattgatattgaaatgttttgtttttgcattttgaattttgtgaaaatgctcatgtttatacacaagtatatgtcctctgcttattgagttattgataactcaccccttatctctatatatttttcagatgattttgaatagtccagctaaggatcaggattatggagcattgttagatgattatttaagcatagtggtttactcatagaagatttctaagaagtggcggattttattaagagagtCTGTAGTATTCTGGtgactttatattttagagtctaaaaattcattgatgaattgtgagttttaagttatagggagtaactcttcgatcctcGCGGGACCAGGGCGTTACAGAAAGAGTCATATAATTTGTTCACAGATTGAGTAACTATAATTTTTAAGTGTTTTGTGAATACGATTTTGCTTAATATCAAAGTCTATTGCCATCAATTAAGGCATCCCCCAGTGGTATGGAATTAGATTGGCTAAAGTTCCAATCTGTTTATAAGGACTTCAAGGTAGAGAGATCAAGCATATGCTTTGACTTCGAAGTTCTAACCAAAGATCTCCTCAGTCCATAAAATTAAAACGAtaattgattaataaagaaGAAAGTTTTTAGATATTAAACAAAAATGAGCTACAATAGCTCTAATATTGTCAATCATATTAAAAATGGCTCGAATATTTAAAGAATATTGcagtttaataaattaaattggaAGAAATTTATACAACCCAATTTAaagaaacaaacataaaaacttTATGAATATTAGGCAGGAAAATTCTGTAAATTGGAAGAAATGTctctagattttttattttatagagattattgttttatttataaatagtaggcATTACATCCTTTAAACTGGAACATATTCAGTGGAAGCTAAACAAAATGTTCAAACATTGTTTTTAATAGCTGCGCTATAGCCCTTATCATAATTCCTAGACCAAAGCATAACCCCTCCATATTTTGAAGAACTCTTGATAGAAGGCAAAACATCACTATTAAGCACGTCGGGAGGGATGTAGCCACTCCCAGCCGCCTCTGGAGCAGCAGGCAACCCCAGAAATATCTGCCCAGCTTGAATAGTGTTCCATTGATTCCAATAGCTCTTCAGGTTGTCTGCATTCCCAGAGTACTGACAGGGTGGGTTGTTATAGAATTGGACCCAGACATAGTCAAACAGGCCAGTGTCTAGTGCTCCTTTTAGCCAAGCGTCTGGAAATGGACACTGTGGTGCTGCTGTTAAGTAGACCTTTTTCTGTTGGCTAAATGCAGACAGTGCCCTTGCGAGCTCGTCCCAGTTTTGGGTTTTGCCTCCCTCGATATCGAAGTCAATGCCATCTAGAACTGCATCACCCAGTGGACGGGAGCTGGATTGACCCCCAAGAAAGTTGTTCCACAAGTAGTTTGCAACACTCCTGCACAGTATCAGAGAACATCATTTTCTGATCTTTTACTTGGTGAAAGGGACCAGCAAAACATATACATTCCCTTCCAAACATCTACGCCTGAAAAcaaatgttaaaaagaaaaacaaaacaaaagttcTAAGTCAGTGTAAATAGACACTAATTATGATGGGATCCACTACAATTATCGATAAATGTGCCAAACTTCGGTGTCGGTAGGTGTTTGATGCTTTGactttttaataatagcaaTGGATTCCAAAAAATTGACGTGTTTACGTACCGACTTGTAAGTAGTATTACTGAAACTTTTTATTAGAACctcaaacttttcaaatttaaacaCCA is a window from the Juglans regia cultivar Chandler chromosome 7, Walnut 2.0, whole genome shotgun sequence genome containing:
- the LOC109004163 gene encoding acidic endochitinase-like; the protein is MARKLQTPLALFCLSMVALFTGSKAGVISVYWGQNETEGSLSDTCATGNYGIVNIAFLVTFGNGQTPQMNLAGHCDPSTNGCTGLSNDIKACQNQGIKVMLSLGGGVGSYSLSSAEDARSVANYLWNNFLGGQSSSRPLGDAVLDGIDFDIEGGKTQNWDELARALSAFSQQKKVYLTAAPQCPFPDAWLKGALDTGLFDYVWVQFYNNPPCQYSGNADNLKSYWNQWNTIQAGQIFLGLPAAPEAAGSGYIPPDVLNSDVLPSIKSSSKYGGVMLWSRNYDKGYSAAIKNNV